In the Blautia coccoides genome, AATCTCAGCGAGAACGCGATCCGTCCGTTTGCAGTTGGCCGTAAAAACTGGCTGTTCAGTGATTCTGTAGAAGGAGCCAATGCCAGTGCTGTAGTCTATACAATGGTTGAAATGGCAAAGGCACACGCCCTGAACATTTACGAATATCTGAAATTTCTACTGGATCATCGTCCAACGAAGGAGATGACTGATGCTCAGCTCGCAGAGCTTGCACCCTGGAGTGAAAAACTCCAATCTATCAAAAATCGCATGTGAATTATAGTGAATTACTCCAACTCGCAAAGGGCTGGGGTAATTTTATATCTGACCGCATTATTATTTGGCGGTTACTTTCCTTCTGTCATTTGTACCCGATGTACAGGTTTCTTCTCTCTTGCCATAATAAAAGGCCCTCCTATGATTATTTTGATTTTATCATAGAAGAACCCTTCAATCACATATTTACAGAAAAAGTTTCACACTCCCCAATAGGAGGCGAGATATTCCCGCCTCTCAATAGACAGTATTTTTTATTCCGGCAGCCGATCTGGATACATGATACTTAGTTCTCCATAGACCTGTCCCCAGTTCTGAATGGTCATCGTCCATTTCTTCGTTGCCTCAAATGTTGAAAGATACAGGGCCTTGAACAGTACCGTATCGCTTGGAAATACACTTCTTTGACGGTTCCGTTTGCGATAGACGGCATTCAGGCTCTCAATGGCATCTGTCGTATAAATGACATTTCTGACCTGTGAGGAAAACTTGGAGATAGGCGAGATGGCATCCCAGTTATCTTCCCAACGCTTCATAGCGTTCGGATATTTTGGGGTCCAATTTTCTGTGACATCCCTCAGTGCTTCAAGGGCTTTCTTTTCATCTGGCGCATGATAGATGTTCTTCAAATCTGTGGCAAAGGCTTTCCTGTCTTTATCCGGAACATATTTCGGTGTGTTTCGTACCTGGTGAACGATGTAGCGCTAATATTCTGTTTTAGGAAATGCGGCCGCAATCGCCTTCTTAATCACGCTTAGACCATCCGTACAGATGATGAGGATATCCTTTACCCTGCGATTTTTCAGTTCATTCTGCACAGAGAACCAGTATTCTGAACTCTCATTGTCACCGACATGGATCGCTAGAACCACCTTTTTACCCTCTGTATTAATCCCAAGGATGACATATACAACCAGCTTTCGTATGCCACCATTATCCCACACGGAATAATGAATGGCATCAATGTAGAGGATCGGATATACTTCATCCAGTGGATAATTCTGCCAATCCTCAATCTGAGGTAAGATCTTATCTGAGACATCGGAAATAAAGCCTTCTGATGCCTTGAATCCGTAGATATCCTCCATTGTCTCAGATATTTGACGGGTGGTCATGCCTTTTGCATACATGGAAATAATCTTCTGATCAATATCCGAAATATCCTTCTGGCATTTCTTTACAACTCTTAGGTTCAAAAGTAGACTTCCGATCTTGAGAGGTATCAATGTCCATGCACCCATAACTGCTGTTAACACGTTTTGATTTGTAACCATTACGATAGTTATCGCTGTTGGAACGTTCTGACTTCCCATAGCCCAGGTGGTCATCCATTTCCGCTTCCATCATTTCTTTGAGGGTTCCACCAAGCAGATCTTTGAGGGCATCCTGAATGTCTTCTGCACTCTGGATATCATATTCTTCCAAGAGCTGGTAGATAATGTTTCGTTTTCCATTGATCATTTGTACTTTGTGTACTAGTGAGCTGACACATTGATATTTAAATCATCCTCTGTATTCCAAATTACATATCCGGATACAGGGATGTGAGTTTTGTACGGGCATCATTTGTCTTGAATTGTCAGTTTACAACAGCCTGCCCATAGTTGCGTTCGTTTTCCCAAACGGACAATTCTTTCCGAAACTGTTCAACCAAACCCATTCGTCTGGTAAGATACTGGCGTGTCATTACATTTAATCCGATTTCCGCTATATTATGCCAACTGCCATGCTTTGGGCTATAATGTATTTCAAGTCGTTTAATAATCCGACGGGCCTCTTCCAGTGGGAATACTTTATACAGATAGGATGGCTTATGTGTGTTCAGATTGTCCATTACGAGAATAATCTTTTCAGCAACGGGATACATGACATCTGACAGATATTTGATTTCTTCCACCGAATCCTCGGCTGTATGGTGTTCCCGTATGCTCGCATGGTGTGTTCCTCCAAGTGTTTCTATAGAAAGCGAAGATACTGCAGGTTCCATTACGGGCATATTCAGAATCTATCTTTTTGCCATCTCCCGGACGCATGGCCCATGAATCTCGCACTTCACCCAGTAACTGATATGGTTTTTCATTCATACACACAACTGGAACCACAGGATTATAAGGCATCTCGTAAACGTCAAAGACATCTTCCATGCATGCTACGAATTCCGCATCGGATTTGTTTGGCAGACACCAGTATTGTCTGCGGTGAGATCTAAGCCGATTTTTTTAACGTTCTCCGAATGGTCTCATGGCTGATCGGCTCGTCAAATTTGATTTTTGCCTGGTCTTCGAAAAGTCGAATTGTCTATCAGGAATGCCCTTCCGGGGCGGGGCCGCAGGCTATCTCAACAATTTTTGCTTCCATACGTCCACTTACTTTACGACGGGCATTACTGGAGTTGATACTCTGTTTGATTTTAAGGACATCATCCAATCCATCCTGAGCATAAGTTTTGGCAACATTTAATAGGTAGCACGGCTGACGCAAAATAGAGCAATACACTGGTCATAAGTCCGTATGGGCGGATGATTTTCATCTAAAGTCAGAAGGATCCTACAACGATTAACAATCGTCTGGCATGTATCTGCTTTTTGTAAAATACCTTTAAGTTTCTTTACATCAATATCAGATAGTTGAACTGTACTTTTCTTAGGGCGTGCCATTGCGATATCCTCCATAAATACATTTTATCATCGATAACAAGTATATCAAAATGAACTATAGTTCAATTATCAAT is a window encoding:
- a CDS encoding transposase, whose product is MPVMEPAVSSLSIETLGGTHHASIREHHTAEDSVEEIKYLSDVMYPVAEKIILVMDNLNTHKPSYLYKVFPLEEARRIIKRLEIHYSPKHGSWHNIAEIGLNVMTRQYLTRRMGLVEQFRKELSVWENERNYGQAVVN